From Kamptonema formosum PCC 6407, a single genomic window includes:
- a CDS encoding photosystem I reaction center subunit VIII, with translation MTGSYAASFLPWILIPAITWLFPLVAMGLLFIYIESEA, from the coding sequence ATGACAGGTTCCTACGCAGCTTCTTTCTTACCTTGGATCTTGATTCCAGCAATCACTTGGCTTTTTCCATTGGTAGCTATGGGTCTACTTTTTATCTACATAGAAAGCGAGGCATAA
- a CDS encoding photosystem I reaction center protein subunit XI, producing the protein MADPRDAELIKPFNGDPFVGHLATPISASDFTKTFIGNLPAYRKNLSPIVRGLEIGLAHGYFLVGPEIVFGPLRDYPEAANLGGLITALVLVLLGTAGMSAYGLVSFKEDSGYPSANPQTPEALKNAEGWSQLTAGFFIGGAAGAFVAYFLLENFKGVDAIFRGLVN; encoded by the coding sequence ATGGCCGATCCCAGAGACGCAGAGCTCATTAAACCCTTTAACGGCGATCCATTCGTGGGTCATCTAGCCACCCCCATCAGTGCTTCTGATTTCACCAAAACTTTCATCGGCAACCTACCCGCCTACCGCAAAAATCTCTCCCCCATCGTTCGGGGTCTAGAGATTGGTTTGGCACACGGTTACTTCCTCGTGGGCCCGGAGATCGTCTTCGGCCCTTTGCGGGATTATCCAGAAGCAGCTAATTTGGGCGGATTAATTACAGCCCTCGTCCTAGTGCTGCTAGGCACTGCCGGTATGTCTGCCTACGGCTTAGTCTCTTTCAAAGAGGACAGTGGCTACCCAAGCGCTAATCCTCAAACTCCTGAAGCCTTAAAAAATGCTGAAGGCTGGAGCCAACTAACCGCTGGGTTTTTCATCGGTGGTGCAGCCGGCGCTTTCGTAGCCTACTTCCTTCTGGAAAATTTCAAGGGCGTAGATGCCATCTTCCGGGGCTTGGTTAACTAA
- a CDS encoding TIGR04283 family arsenosugar biosynthesis glycosyltransferase, whose product MPDSPPVKISIIIPVLNEAKAIAQTIKSAQNAVDIEIIVVDGGSTDSSIEAASGVKIISAPVGRAIQMNAGAATANGDILLFLHADTLLPVGFDTWVRQILAQPGIIAGAFQLKIDGKTPGLRLVEKMVNLRSRYFQMPYGDQAIFLKTTTFQQLGGFPNQPIMEDFELIRRLQHQGKIALSPLHVLTSARRWQKLGILKTTLINQIVIIAYFLGVSPDRLASWYRQNHKNAVADNQK is encoded by the coding sequence ATGCCAGATTCACCACCTGTAAAAATTTCTATCATCATCCCAGTATTAAATGAAGCCAAAGCGATCGCGCAAACCATCAAATCTGCTCAAAATGCAGTTGACATAGAAATCATCGTCGTAGACGGCGGGAGCACAGACAGCAGTATTGAGGCAGCCTCCGGTGTTAAAATTATCTCCGCCCCAGTAGGCCGCGCCATTCAAATGAATGCCGGTGCAGCCACCGCTAACGGCGACATCCTACTATTTCTCCACGCCGATACTCTTTTACCTGTTGGGTTCGATACTTGGGTAAGACAAATCCTAGCCCAACCTGGAATCATTGCCGGGGCCTTCCAATTGAAAATAGATGGCAAAACTCCGGGTCTGCGACTGGTTGAAAAAATGGTAAATCTGCGATCGCGCTACTTCCAAATGCCCTACGGCGACCAAGCTATTTTTCTTAAAACCACTACCTTTCAACAACTCGGCGGCTTTCCCAACCAGCCAATAATGGAAGACTTTGAACTGATCCGACGATTACAGCACCAAGGAAAAATTGCGCTCTCTCCCCTCCATGTTCTCACCTCCGCCCGTCGCTGGCAAAAACTCGGCATTCTCAAAACCACCCTCATTAACCAGATCGTCATAATTGCCTATTTCTTGGGAGTGTCGCCAGACCGCCTCGCATCCTGGTATCGTCAAAACCATAAAAATGCTGTGGCTGACAACCAAAAGTGA